One window of Gemmatimonadota bacterium genomic DNA carries:
- a CDS encoding STAS domain-containing protein: protein MNLREEIKDDIAIITLTGELMDGPDVMPFHDHIKQLVASGTNRVIVDFSAVRWFGSAMLGVLTASLATVKAAGGDLRLVGITRRIESILMVTSLASAFQTFRTVNRAMVSFRHE from the coding sequence ATGAACCTAAGGGAAGAAATCAAAGACGATATCGCGATTATTACCCTTACAGGTGAACTGATGGACGGTCCTGATGTTATGCCGTTTCACGACCACATCAAGCAACTCGTTGCAAGTGGCACCAATCGCGTGATTGTCGATTTTTCTGCTGTCAGGTGGTTTGGCAGTGCAATGCTCGGGGTTCTCACCGCATCTCTGGCGACAGTTAAGGCTGCAGGTGGCGATTTGCGTCTGGTGGGTATTACCAGAAGAATCGAGAGCATTCTCATGGTTACGTCTCTGGCTTCGGCTTTTCAAACGTTCAGAACGGTGAACCGCGCTATGGTCAGTTTCAGGCATGAGTAA
- a CDS encoding sulfatase-like hydrolase/transferase encodes MMNAFLRKPNLLFIFTDQQRADTMRCYGNDHIDTPHLNALADKSFVFENAYVSQPVCSPSRATMLCGLYPHTARVPACNVPLPRDVQTIAELVSSDYRCCYNGKWHLGDEIFPQHGFSEWVGTEDSYRRFFSSSERHAYRSDYHHFLVENGFDPNSESEGQRVFSRHVEASMDEPFTKASFQGDRAAQFINACGDQPFVLAVSYLEPHPPHTGPLNDYYDPSELPVGPTFRQKPPANASLLNRVLSAYYMESEEYGYDLRTDEGWRAVRARYYGNVTLIDRSVGKILAALEESGQADNTIIVFTSDHGEMVGDHGILGKTVLYEESVRVPLLIHVPWLSDQQRVIGGNISHIDLVPTLLDLMGESIPDHLQGESRVSALNGDATLLENDVFIQWNRNDGHPRPGEAEVNPAMSTPWRSVLSADRWKLNLSAHDQCELYDLNTDPCETVNYFDDPKCRDRIKDLTERIRQWQMQTNDRVPLPEV; translated from the coding sequence ATGATGAACGCATTTCTTAGAAAACCGAATTTGTTATTTATCTTTACCGATCAACAGCGCGCGGATACGATGCGGTGTTATGGCAATGATCATATTGATACGCCGCATCTCAATGCGCTTGCGGATAAGAGTTTTGTCTTTGAGAATGCCTATGTCAGCCAGCCCGTGTGCAGTCCCTCGCGCGCTACGATGTTGTGTGGTCTTTATCCGCATACCGCGCGCGTGCCAGCGTGCAATGTTCCGCTGCCTCGAGATGTGCAAACTATTGCGGAGTTGGTGTCTTCCGATTATCGCTGTTGTTATAATGGCAAGTGGCATCTCGGCGATGAAATTTTTCCGCAGCACGGTTTTTCCGAATGGGTTGGTACCGAGGATTCGTATCGTCGTTTTTTTTCGAGTTCTGAACGCCATGCATACCGCAGTGACTACCATCATTTTCTCGTGGAAAATGGTTTTGATCCCAATTCCGAATCCGAAGGTCAGCGCGTTTTTTCCCGTCATGTTGAAGCGAGTATGGATGAACCGTTTACCAAGGCGTCTTTCCAGGGCGACCGCGCTGCCCAATTTATAAACGCCTGTGGCGATCAGCCCTTTGTGCTGGCTGTTTCTTATCTGGAGCCGCATCCACCGCATACCGGTCCATTAAACGATTATTACGATCCTTCAGAACTTCCCGTTGGTCCCACATTTCGCCAGAAGCCGCCGGCTAATGCGTCTCTTCTCAATCGCGTTTTGTCCGCTTATTATATGGAGTCCGAAGAATACGGTTACGATCTTCGCACAGATGAGGGCTGGCGTGCTGTTCGCGCGCGCTATTATGGCAATGTTACGTTGATTGATCGCTCTGTTGGCAAGATTCTCGCTGCGCTTGAGGAGAGCGGGCAGGCGGATAATACGATTATTGTGTTTACCAGCGATCACGGCGAGATGGTGGGCGATCACGGCATTTTGGGCAAGACTGTTTTGTACGAGGAGTCCGTCAGGGTGCCACTTCTCATCCATGTGCCCTGGTTATCCGATCAGCAGCGTGTGATCGGGGGGAATATTTCACATATTGATCTCGTGCCCACGCTTCTGGATTTGATGGGTGAATCCATTCCCGATCATCTGCAAGGCGAGAGCCGCGTGTCCGCGCTGAATGGCGATGCGACACTATTGGAGAATGATGTTTTTATTCAGTGGAACCGCAATGACGGACACCCGCGTCCCGGTGAGGCAGAGGTCAATCCCGCTATGAGTACGCCCTGGCGATCTGTTCTTTCCGCCGACCGCTGGAAACTCAATCTCAGCGCGCACGATCAGTGTGAACTATACGATCTCAATACCGATCCATGTGAAACTGTCAATTATTTTGACGATCCCAAATGCCGGGACCGTATTAAGGATCTGACCGAGCGTATTCGTCAATGGCAGATGCAGACGAATGATAGGGTTCCTTTGCCAGAGGTTTAG
- a CDS encoding phytanoyl-CoA dioxygenase family protein: protein MSSKREQFARDGFFVFENILDSSLVDRLQRFSDDVLSEQEPEHFEMHRTTGSMVMIDWAMAYQYPVMAELIAHPNALNALKQLGFDEPKFGHGRIISKPPHSPPLFWHEDGRFWDDPVSYTTQPIQCFLMYYLTDTVPQNGCLRVVPGSHLKRHALHDEISPSHTDELRTFANPDDPGFSRVDDEIDVPVKAGDLVMGYGSLLHASHANQTDQRRTVLTMWYYPDFVALPERTQATVALAEGNNSDAVSSSELQALMEPLRISYDGEAEPIEIQWIPGEGLK, encoded by the coding sequence TTGTCTTCCAAACGAGAACAATTTGCCCGTGATGGGTTCTTTGTGTTTGAGAATATTCTCGATTCTTCTCTGGTGGATCGATTGCAGCGCTTTAGCGATGATGTGCTCTCGGAACAGGAACCGGAGCATTTTGAGATGCATCGCACGACCGGGAGTATGGTCATGATCGATTGGGCTATGGCTTATCAGTATCCGGTTATGGCTGAACTCATCGCCCATCCCAATGCGCTCAATGCGTTGAAACAACTCGGGTTTGATGAACCAAAGTTTGGGCATGGACGCATTATCAGTAAGCCGCCGCATAGTCCACCGCTGTTCTGGCACGAAGATGGTCGTTTTTGGGATGATCCGGTGAGCTATACGACGCAGCCCATTCAGTGTTTTTTGATGTATTATTTGACCGATACGGTGCCTCAGAATGGGTGTTTGCGCGTGGTTCCGGGATCGCATCTCAAGCGTCATGCCTTACACGACGAGATTTCTCCGAGTCATACTGATGAACTCAGAACATTTGCCAATCCGGACGATCCGGGGTTTTCGCGGGTGGATGACGAGATCGATGTTCCCGTTAAAGCCGGCGATCTCGTGATGGGTTATGGCAGCCTGTTGCACGCTTCGCATGCGAATCAGACAGATCAGCGCAGGACTGTGCTCACGATGTGGTACTATCCGGACTTTGTCGCTTTGCCCGAGCGCACACAGGCTACGGTCGCTCTGGCAGAAGGTAATAACAGTGATGCTGTGTCATCGTCTGAGTTACAGGCTCTGATGGAGCCGCTTAGAATCTCGTATGATGGCGAGGCAGAGCCGATAGAGATACAGTGGATACCGGGTGAGGGGTTGAAGTGA
- a CDS encoding MFS transporter encodes MSHSELTRSVRLYPIYAPLTQAYFWLPVFFLYFNQHMPIEQVLRLEAIYYVAVVILEVPSGYLSDTLGRRLTLLISAVSAIFAYALFFLGGSFGIFVLAQIGLAASMAFRSGTDTSFHYDLLKCLDREDAYPQREARITRNVFIASAGAALLGGAVSIFALRVAYGLSLLAACVAFALVLLFAEPDRESSAASGGQASGFFLQIRACLAYLSQPVLGWLMLFSVFMTVVNHIPYEFYQPYIQLLGAQASTPLLTGLHTALTMGIAAWFAKQSIRLRDHFGTRSALMLSAGVQVVLISLMGFFFHPVVALLLAFRSVPRALMIAPLNAATVPRLQQHHRATYLSIQSLIGRLSFSLCLALLAGVSSAEGPDVALSQTLLHCAVFAIAGCVVLAVLAVVIPRSQWRLTN; translated from the coding sequence ATGTCACATTCTGAACTCACTCGCAGCGTTCGATTGTATCCGATTTATGCCCCCTTAACGCAGGCGTATTTCTGGTTGCCCGTCTTTTTTCTCTATTTTAACCAGCACATGCCCATTGAGCAGGTGCTGCGTCTCGAAGCCATTTATTATGTTGCCGTTGTTATTCTGGAAGTGCCCTCCGGGTATTTGTCCGATACTCTGGGGCGTCGTCTGACCCTTCTGATTTCTGCTGTTTCAGCGATCTTTGCGTATGCTCTGTTTTTTTTGGGTGGGTCTTTTGGTATTTTTGTGCTGGCGCAAATTGGGCTGGCTGCAAGCATGGCCTTTCGGTCTGGCACGGATACGTCGTTTCACTACGATTTGCTCAAATGTTTGGATAGAGAAGACGCCTATCCCCAGCGCGAAGCGCGCATTACGCGGAATGTTTTTATTGCTTCAGCAGGTGCTGCGCTCCTTGGGGGGGCGGTGTCTATCTTTGCTTTGCGCGTCGCCTATGGCCTGTCTTTGTTGGCCGCTTGCGTGGCTTTTGCGCTGGTTTTGTTATTTGCCGAACCCGACCGAGAGTCCAGTGCTGCTTCTGGAGGACAGGCGTCGGGATTTTTTTTGCAGATTCGCGCCTGTCTTGCGTATCTCAGCCAACCCGTGCTTGGCTGGTTGATGTTGTTTTCCGTTTTTATGACGGTTGTCAACCATATCCCCTATGAATTTTATCAGCCCTATATCCAGTTGCTTGGTGCCCAGGCTTCTACCCCGTTGCTTACGGGTTTACACACGGCGCTGACGATGGGTATTGCCGCGTGGTTTGCAAAACAGAGTATTCGCCTGCGCGATCATTTCGGTACCCGGTCAGCACTTATGCTCAGTGCAGGGGTGCAGGTTGTTCTCATTTCATTGATGGGGTTCTTTTTTCACCCTGTTGTTGCGCTTTTGTTGGCTTTCCGGTCTGTCCCTCGCGCGCTTATGATTGCGCCTCTCAATGCGGCGACTGTTCCGCGCTTGCAACAACACCATCGCGCGACGTATCTGTCGATTCAGAGTCTGATTGGGCGTTTGTCATTTTCGCTTTGTCTTGCTCTTCTGGCTGGTGTTTCGTCGGCGGAAGGTCCAGATGTTGCGCTGTCGCAGACGCTTTTGCACTGCGCGGTGTTTGCCATTGCGGGGTGTGTCGTTCTCGCTGTTCTCGCTGTTGTGATTCCCAGGTCGCAGTGGCGATTGACGAATTAA
- the lepB gene encoding signal peptidase I, which produces MKTQERKWWLAILLGLPFPGLGQIYNGQLKKGILFYVLYSGGVFLSIFIIIGGLAIAPLNLGIAMLCFLVIYFYIAWDAFKTAKKSTRYFQRKRCNHWLVYLVAIVVILFVSEIVMKPFLRTCVLKTFSIPSMAMADTFLSGDYIFASMSAYGIRIPFVRDRVIGVDRPDPGDLVIFKFPKDSKRAFIKRCIAIEGQVVKIEDKGVYVDGRRFEDAEGVKYEDLRVWNKQNSPRDNFGPYTVPDGHFFVLGDNRDDSYDSRFWGAVPIENLLGKAIQIYFSEDEESGKIRWLRIGQIPN; this is translated from the coding sequence GTGAAAACGCAGGAAAGAAAATGGTGGTTAGCAATTTTATTGGGACTTCCATTTCCAGGACTCGGTCAGATTTATAATGGACAACTCAAAAAAGGTATCCTGTTTTATGTTCTTTATTCAGGAGGGGTGTTTTTATCGATCTTCATCATCATAGGAGGTCTTGCGATTGCTCCCTTGAATCTTGGGATAGCCATGCTTTGTTTCCTGGTTATCTATTTTTACATTGCTTGGGATGCATTCAAAACAGCAAAAAAATCAACTCGATATTTTCAGCGGAAAAGATGTAATCACTGGTTGGTTTATCTGGTGGCAATTGTTGTGATACTGTTCGTTTCTGAGATAGTCATGAAACCATTTCTAAGAACCTGTGTCCTTAAAACGTTTAGTATTCCCAGCATGGCAATGGCAGATACCTTTTTGAGTGGCGATTACATATTTGCAAGTATGTCTGCCTATGGAATTAGAATCCCATTTGTGAGGGATCGCGTGATAGGTGTTGATCGGCCAGATCCAGGGGATTTGGTTATTTTCAAATTTCCAAAGGATTCCAAACGCGCGTTTATCAAACGATGCATAGCAATTGAAGGGCAAGTAGTGAAAATAGAAGATAAGGGTGTATATGTGGATGGAAGGCGATTTGAGGATGCTGAAGGCGTTAAATACGAAGATCTGAGAGTGTGGAACAAACAGAATAGCCCGCGAGATAATTTTGGTCCTTATACGGTTCCCGATGGGCACTTTTTTGTTTTGGGCGATAATCGGGACGATAGTTACGACAGTCGATTTTGGGGCGCTGTTCCAATAGAAAATTTGCTTGGCAAAGCTATTCAGATTTATTTTTCAGAAGATGAAGAGAGTGGGAAAATCAGATGGCTTCGGATTGGTCAAATACCCAATTAG